GCTGGCGAGCCGGTGTCTGCTGGAGAGCCTCATTGAGACAGCCCGTCTCGAAAAACGGGACCACCATTGGCAGCATTTCACCCAGAATCTTATCGACGCCGTGCCCAGCGCGATGGTTGTCTTTGACAGCCACGGCCACGCCGCCTACTGGAATGCCGCCGGTGAACAGCTCACAGGGCAAAAAAAACAGGAGATGGAGGGCAAAACCAGCCTCGGCCGAACGCTTTATGACCGCGAACGCCCCTTGCTGGGACAACTCATCCTGCATACGACCGATCCTCACGAACTGCGACCCTATTACCCGGAGGGCATTGAAATCCTGCCCATGGCTGAGGGTGTCCGCATACGAGGCTATTTCAGCACGTTGAAAAAAGATCTCCAGGGATACTACGAAATCGCCGCCCGCCAGATCCGCTCCGGGGATCGCCTGTTGGGCGCGGTTGAACTGATCCACGACCTCAATTCCCTGCACGAACTCCAAAACGCCATCGGCCAACAGGAGCAACAGCTCCAGTCCCTGATCGCCAATGTCCCCCTGCCCCTCGTCCAGACCGACGCCGAGGGCACCATCCAGGTCAGCAACCGGTCGGCCGCCCACCTTTTTGACCTGGAATCCCTCGGAGCCTCCGAGCAGATCCGGGGACAGAACCTTTTCGAGCTGTTGCCGGAACTGGCGTCCCAACTCCCGTCGGCCGAGGACCAACGCCCACTGTTTCCCTCCCGTAGCGAAGAAGGCTCCGGGACCGTGACCTATTTTCGGGACAAGCAGGAATGGGAGATCTCCTACTTCGTGCTCAAGGAACAAGGCGAGGTTTCGGAAATCATCTGGACCTGGCGCAACGTGACCAGCCAGGAAGAAGAAAACCGGCTCCACGCCGCTTTGGCCGTGGCCGGAGCGATCAGCCACGAGCTGGCGCAGCCGCTGACAGCGATCATCAACTCCGCCCAACTTTTGGAGTCGGCCAGCGAAGCCCACAACGAGCGTGCCCAGCGCCACGCCGCTATCATCCACCGCGAAAGCGAACGGGTTTTTGACCTCTACCACAAACTCCAGAATATCAACCGCTACAAACTCAAAGAATACCTGGACACCCACATCTTTGACCTCGACGGTTCTGTCCAGCCACTGACAATACCAGCACACGAGGAGTAACGCTCATGGGCCAGACGCTCAGTCACAAGATCATCAAGAACCACCTCCTTAGCGGGACACCTGCCCCCGGTGAATCCATCGGCCTGCGCATGGACCAGACCCTGACCCAGGACGCCACTGGCACCATGGCTTGCTTGCAATGGGAAGCCATCGGCCTGGAGACGGTCCAGACCGAACTCTCGGTCAATTACGTCGACCACAATACAATCCAGATGGGGTTTCGCAACCCGGACGATCACCGGTATCTCAAAAGCGTTGCCGAGCGCTACGGCATGATTTTCTCGCCGGCTGGCACCGGTATTTGCCACCAACTGCACCTGGAGAATTTCGCCCGTCCCGGCAAGACCCTGATCGGGTCGGACAGCCACACCCCGACCGCCGGTGGCGTCGGAAGCCTAGCCATCGGCGCCGGTGGACTCTCCGTGGCCCTGGCGATGGCTGGCGAACCTTATACCTTGCCCATGCCGCGGATCATCGGGATACATCTGGACAACGCCTTGACTGGTTGGGCCTCAGCCAAGGATGTTATCCTCGCCCTTTTGGGGCAGCTGAGCGTGAAGGGCGGCGTCGGGGCGATCATGGAGTATACCGGACCCGGCGTGGCCAGCCTGACCGTGCCCGAACGGGCGACCATTACCAATATGGGCGCCGAA
The sequence above is drawn from the Desulfohalobium retbaense DSM 5692 genome and encodes:
- a CDS encoding PAS domain-containing protein; amino-acid sequence: MATARALLIGPEDRLAKTIAHLPLPAKPQTEKQCMIVGALCPVVSSATAGTWPVPAFTACHEALAATSPDLCLFLVPPTDLPEGFGQDIPPAVEQLGPLASRCLLESLIETARLEKRDHHWQHFTQNLIDAVPSAMVVFDSHGHAAYWNAAGEQLTGQKKQEMEGKTSLGRTLYDRERPLLGQLILHTTDPHELRPYYPEGIEILPMAEGVRIRGYFSTLKKDLQGYYEIAARQIRSGDRLLGAVELIHDLNSLHELQNAIGQQEQQLQSLIANVPLPLVQTDAEGTIQVSNRSAAHLFDLESLGASEQIRGQNLFELLPELASQLPSAEDQRPLFPSRSEEGSGTVTYFRDKQEWEISYFVLKEQGEVSEIIWTWRNVTSQEEENRLHAALAVAGAISHELAQPLTAIINSAQLLESASEAHNERAQRHAAIIHRESERVFDLYHKLQNINRYKLKEYLDTHIFDLDGSVQPLTIPAHEE